Proteins encoded by one window of Azospirillum brasilense:
- the ureC gene encoding urease subunit alpha, translating into MAHRIDRAEYAALYGPTVGDRVRLADTDLIVEVEKDHTVYGEEVKFGGGKVIRDGMGQAQTSRQGGAVDTVITNALIIDHWGIVKADIGIIGGRIAGIGKAGNPDVQPGVTIVVGPGTEVIAGEGKIITAGGIDAHIHFICPQQVDEALNSGVTTMLGGGTGPAAGTSATTCTPGPWHMARMLQAAEGLPINLGFFGKGNASRPDALLEQIAAGACGMKLHEDWGTTPAAIDTCLTVAEETDIQVAIHTDTLNESGFVENTIAAFKGRNIHAFHTEGAGGGHAPDIIKVAGLPNVLPSSTNPTRPFTVNTVDEHLDMLMVCHHLSPRIPEDVAFAESRIRRETIAAEDILHDLGVFSMLSSDSQAMGRVGEVIIRTWQTAHKMKVQRGRLAEETGENDNFRVKRYVAKYTINPALSHGIAHVVGSVEVGKLADLVVWSPAFFGVKPDMVLKAGTIAAALMGDPNASIPTPQPVHYRPMFGAYGRAMQASSLTFVSKLSLENEALRSLGLRRELVAVTGVRAIGKKQMIHNDSTPHIEVDPETYEVRADGQLLTCEPADVLPMAQRYFLF; encoded by the coding sequence ATGGCGCATCGCATCGACCGGGCCGAATACGCGGCTCTCTACGGCCCCACCGTGGGCGACCGCGTGCGGCTGGCCGACACCGACCTGATCGTGGAGGTCGAGAAGGACCACACCGTCTACGGCGAGGAGGTCAAGTTCGGCGGCGGCAAGGTGATCCGCGACGGCATGGGGCAGGCCCAGACCTCGCGCCAGGGCGGCGCGGTCGACACCGTCATCACCAACGCGTTGATCATCGACCACTGGGGCATCGTCAAGGCCGACATCGGCATCATCGGCGGGCGCATCGCCGGCATCGGCAAGGCCGGCAACCCGGACGTCCAGCCGGGCGTGACCATCGTCGTCGGGCCGGGGACCGAGGTCATCGCCGGCGAGGGCAAGATCATCACCGCCGGGGGCATCGACGCCCACATCCACTTCATCTGCCCGCAGCAGGTGGACGAGGCGCTGAACAGCGGCGTCACCACCATGCTGGGCGGCGGCACCGGCCCGGCGGCGGGCACGTCGGCCACCACCTGCACGCCGGGGCCGTGGCACATGGCCCGGATGCTCCAGGCGGCGGAGGGGCTGCCGATCAACCTGGGCTTCTTCGGCAAGGGCAACGCCAGCCGTCCCGACGCGCTGCTGGAGCAGATCGCCGCCGGCGCCTGCGGCATGAAGCTGCACGAGGACTGGGGCACCACCCCGGCGGCCATCGACACCTGCCTGACGGTGGCGGAGGAGACGGACATCCAGGTGGCGATCCACACCGACACGCTGAACGAGTCGGGCTTCGTGGAGAACACCATCGCCGCCTTCAAGGGCCGCAACATCCACGCCTTCCACACCGAGGGGGCGGGCGGCGGCCACGCGCCGGACATCATCAAGGTGGCCGGCCTGCCCAACGTGCTGCCCAGCTCCACCAACCCGACGCGACCGTTCACGGTGAACACGGTGGACGAGCATCTCGACATGCTCATGGTCTGCCACCACCTGTCGCCCCGCATCCCGGAGGACGTGGCTTTCGCCGAAAGCCGCATCCGGCGCGAGACCATCGCGGCGGAGGACATCCTGCACGACCTCGGCGTCTTCTCGATGCTGAGTTCGGACAGCCAGGCCATGGGCCGGGTCGGCGAGGTGATCATCCGCACCTGGCAGACCGCGCATAAGATGAAGGTTCAGCGCGGGCGTCTGGCCGAGGAGACGGGCGAGAACGACAACTTCCGCGTCAAGCGCTACGTTGCCAAATACACGATCAACCCGGCCCTGTCGCATGGCATCGCCCATGTCGTCGGCTCGGTCGAGGTCGGCAAGCTGGCCGATCTGGTTGTCTGGTCGCCGGCCTTCTTCGGCGTGAAGCCGGACATGGTGCTGAAGGCCGGGACCATCGCGGCGGCGCTGATGGGCGACCCCAACGCCTCCATCCCGACGCCGCAGCCGGTGCATTACCGCCCGATGTTCGGCGCCTACGGCCGCGCGATGCAGGCCAGCTCCCTGACCTTCGTCAGCAAGCTGTCGCTGGAGAACGAGGCGTTGCGCTCGCTCGGCCTGCGGCGCGAGCTGGTCGCGGTGACGGGCGTGCGGGCCATCGGGAAGAAGCAGATGATCCACAACGATTCCACACCCCACATCGAGGTCGATCCGGAAACCTACGAGGTGCGCGCCGACGGTCAGCTTCTGACCTGCGAGCCGGCGGACGTGCTGCCCATGGCGCAGCGGTACTTCCTGTTCTGA
- a CDS encoding PRC-barrel domain-containing protein, with product MKRLLLSAAMLAGALGPWPALAETCPEGVNRLGQRIGALEAAANQTPASISPQEIGQLRALRQTAERAGQRGGEPACQTILGEADALLRSVEHPRVVAADDLSKAKLHNASGEEMGSISELVVDPNTGRVAYAVVEAGGFLGLGERNFPVPWALIQPAQAGDGYVLNVTKDRLTAAPQFTSSNRPDMSDRQWAVALHTYYGVQPYWMRDGAALAAVGMPEGGAAGSPQLQSEVQRLSQEVDRLNRELSQARTLADTARKPDGTAQPGSSGSTGAAPAPGQGGSTPPAPQQ from the coding sequence ATGAAACGCCTGCTCCTCAGCGCCGCCATGCTCGCGGGGGCGCTCGGGCCTTGGCCGGCGCTCGCCGAGACCTGCCCGGAGGGGGTGAACCGGCTGGGCCAGCGCATCGGCGCGCTGGAGGCCGCTGCCAACCAGACTCCCGCCTCCATCAGCCCGCAGGAGATCGGCCAGCTCCGCGCCCTGCGCCAGACCGCCGAGCGCGCCGGACAGCGCGGCGGCGAGCCGGCCTGCCAGACCATCCTGGGCGAAGCCGACGCCCTGCTGCGCTCGGTCGAGCATCCGCGCGTGGTCGCCGCCGACGACCTGTCGAAGGCCAAGCTGCACAACGCCAGCGGCGAGGAGATGGGCTCCATTTCCGAACTCGTGGTCGACCCGAACACCGGGCGCGTCGCCTACGCCGTGGTCGAAGCCGGCGGCTTCCTCGGGCTGGGCGAGCGCAACTTCCCGGTTCCCTGGGCATTGATCCAGCCGGCACAGGCCGGCGACGGCTACGTCCTCAACGTGACCAAGGACCGGCTGACCGCGGCGCCGCAGTTCACCAGTTCCAACCGCCCGGACATGTCGGACCGGCAATGGGCGGTGGCGCTGCACACCTATTACGGGGTCCAGCCCTATTGGATGCGCGACGGTGCGGCCCTCGCCGCGGTTGGTATGCCGGAGGGCGGTGCCGCGGGATCGCCGCAGCTCCAGTCGGAGGTGCAGCGCCTCTCCCAGGAGGTGGACCGGCTGAACCGCGAGCTGTCGCAGGCTCGCACGCTGGCCGACACGGCCCGCAAGCCCGACGGGACGGCGCAGCCGGGCTCGTCCGGTTCGACCGGCGCCGCGCCGGCGCCGGGCCAGGGTGGGTCCACGCCACCCGCCCCGCAGCAGTAA